The genome window TAAAACATTCTAAGTGCATAAATACAAtcataattacacacacacatagattcCTATGTATAcccatatgtgtgtatatttatagtttcttttttggaGGGGTCTTGGCTAcctcttctctctgttttctgcTGTTCTTGAACATACCTTCCCACCTCACCCCCCCCAGTCTGGCCACAAAGCAACCAACATTAATAGCCTAGTATGTATCCCtccatacatacacatgcatatgcaGGTTTCTTGGTTAATGCTTTACAAAAATGAGATTTTGTATTTCTCACTCAATAGTACCTCATGCAAATTCTTCTAAGTCAACTTGTATagttatatcttatttttttaatggtttcatcATATTACATATGTGGATGTTCATAATATATTCAGTCACTTCTTATTAGGTATTcactttgtttctggtttttgccACAACAAACATTGTAGCAATACAAATTATTATGTGTAACTCTATGCATATTagtgctttttatttctattggagTGGTTTCTGGGGCAAATAAATATGATTCAGCCAACATCCTGATTCTGCATCTTCCTGGCCATAACAAGGACAGAAGCTCCCGTGGCAGTCCAATAATCTATGGCATGGTTTTAGGAATTGGACCTAGAATTTCAGCCTAATGTTTATCTCCTGAGCCCTACCAATGTGTTTCTGAGCAAAGTATATATGCTTTAATAAATCCTTTTCTATTTGAACCACCTAGAGAGGATTATATTGCATACAACTAAAAATCCTAGCTGatctaatgtattttaaattttaataaaggacagtaaaaatattttgaataaaatactGCTCATATTCAAGATGATGACACTCTCCTGTCCTTGGTAGAGAGATGGCTTTGGGTTCCTTTTCTAGAAAAGATAAAAGATGAGTACAAATCTACTAATTTGTTTAGCAGGAATTAACATTGCATGTCTTACATTTCAACTGGAAAGATCTGCTTATCTTTCATAAGCAGCGCTACTGGGCAGTAGATGGCCCAACTCCACGGGGCTTCCTCTTCCTTTGTAAGTGTGAGAACTCTCAGAGAGAAATGCCAGACCCTCCTCATTCCTCCTCTCTTTTGCAGCCAGGTACATTGATCTCCACTTGTTGGTTGGTTGCTTTTTGGTACAaatggaaggagaagagagacggAGTCATTGTTTTCTAAAACCACTCATATGGCTGATCTTATTCAATAGCCACCAGAAAGATTTATTTGAATACTTTTGTCCACCACACTCCGCCccccaccttttcttttttgtattcttcctGAAACTTTCacacttaaaaataatcatttgagGATGGGAATAAAAACCAAGTCACATAATGCATctatttaaatcatttatttcaaCACAGGCATTGTTTCAAATTTGTACCTTGTCTTGTAACACATTTCATATCTAGAGAACAGGTTTGAGAACAAGTACATAAAAGGATTATTTGAcaacattttaaacaaaagtgCTTAAGGCTTATTACATGTTTCAGAAACACAGAAGTGCCAGTCACAAAGAGcctcaaagtaaaatatttacatatttacactGTACATTTAAATGGGTTATTCTGaagcattattactattattaacaaTAAACTCTTAGCCATAAGGCCTCTTTAACCCTCTGGCATTCAATGGAGTATATTACTTTTATGGAGGTGTGGATATTCCAGTTTGATACCTAGCTTTACCATAATGTAAGTGGACTTTATTTCACCACCTCAAGTACAGGCACACATGTACCTTCTACACAAAGCAGCTCTTATTAGCCTATCATCAGCCAAAACCTTGTTAGTAGCAGTTGGAGTTTTATTAACAGCGATGTATTTACAATAAAAGGGGGTAAATTATTTAGAGGGAAgtctctaaaaattaaaataatctcatTAAGTCCTATTTTAAATGGACTTTACATGTAAAATTTATGGCTATAGAAGTCTATTATTTAAACAAGTTAATAATTTACCAGGTACTTATTAGTATTGATTCCCTCATTATTTACTCCATTTATGTGACTATTTACTTTAatcatgattatatattttagaaaacgaGTTATGAGTATAAAAATGACTATTATAAATTACTACAGCTATAccaaaaatgaatattaaaaagcaGTTTGTATGTTAAAATACATAGACATCTGCTATACTTCTTTAACGAAGTGTTTTATAAAGGTATAAAATTATAGAAGGTGCTATTTTCATGAATTTTCTGTTTGCTTGATTTTTGAGCCAGACCAACAAGCAAACATTACCAATAGTGCAAGTGAGCATTGGCCATCAATGACCTTTGAATTCAGATGGTAGATTCTAGTACAGAGAATCAGGGTCCCGAAGTAGTTGTTTAGCCTGATCTTAACTTACCTGTTGATATAGGCTAAATTCAGTGAAAAATAAGCTAACTTCATCTCACCTTTTGTAACATATGTGTAGACTcagaatatttaccaaaatagattggtaaatgatcatttaaaaaaccaagaatcttaatattaaaatattaactgcaaatattttaaaattaaatagaaaacataggtcatggtttatgaattttatttaaataatcagataaatagaaaaaggaaGGTAGAATTTACAAACATACATGAAACAAAGAATAAACTGTTATTTATTCTTCACCATACAAATTTGAATGGAAATGTTTAGAACAGTTGATTTAGAATTCTACTATCAGTCTCTTTGAGGTCAGGATTGGCCAGAGCTTGAAGTTTAAGACAATTTATAGATTGAAGAAATAGCTTTCATGTAATTACCTCATTTTCCTTAGTTTTGAGTTTCATGGGAACAATGAAAACTAGCTCTGGCATTTTGCTTCTAGGCAAGGCAATGGTTAGGAGGATAATAATTATATAGTCCTTTCTTGCATTGCTATCAGTTCCAAATTTCTGTATACTTCCCCAACACCTACCATTATCCTTAATTTATATGGATGAAATAGACTAGGTgagaaaaatggaaactaaaatgaGGCCAGGAAGCAAATATAAACCAAACAAGATGAAATCCATTCATGTTGACCCTCACAGTACTAAGATCCAGGATGGCATGATTTCTGTAGTTCTAGCAGATTAGCTTCACTGCCACCTATTTATTGGTCTTTACGCTGATTAGGAGGAGAGAAAACCCCAAAAGTTCCACATGGCAAATAAAGAGTTAGGAAAACCAAGTTATCAGTGGGTGTGACAAGTTATTTAGTCTAGATAAATTATTGAAGGAATCATAGTGACGAACCCTTAGAAGCTCTGCCTTCTAATTTCCAAGGGTTTGGTAAATGATCTGGCAAAGAAGCCTGTGAACCCCAAGGTGTCAGATCTGACTTGGTAGTACTTTAGGGACTTGACCAAGGCTACCACTTGCAACTAAAATGTCTCACATGGAAAAAAGTGTTCTATCctgcaaataaagaaaatttttaaatggatggttctggagaaatggaaaaaaaaaggaacagttgCTGAGAGAGCTGCAGTAAGGATGTCAGTCTCATGAAGGGATGTCTGCTTATCTCTAcccctcagttatgttcccttcCTAAGCAGAAATTTTGTGGCTAAGCCAGCCTCTGTACCATCCTAGAAACTATTTCAAAGGAATTCCTAGGAGTACTAACGTTCTTTGGCTTACTAGGGATTCACCTCTTCACCTATTATCTCAACAAGCACTTCAAATATGTGTCTCCCTGGCTCCACTATGGATAAAACAGGATGTCCTTATAGAAATCCCCTTATCtttgttcaaaagaaaaaaaaaccccaaaacccaaaCTCTAAACCTCCTAAATGTTGATGAGTCAGACAGGATAATAATACTTACTCCATTGTTATCACCCTACATTTTATTTAATGCCATGAATATAAGGCATGGAAGAGGCAAGACAGAGTTTTGCTGTTGTGCTGGGATATTAAATTTGTAAATCACCGTGAAAGGTATAAGAAAGTTAGGGGGAAAATAGAGCAGAAAACCAAAACTGGACAGTGAATTAGAGATTAAGTTTGGGCTGAGTGGCAGCAGGCCAAGGATATatacagaggaagaaaacagCAGAGAATCCCTCTAAACAAGAATTCATTGCTCTAGAATTCAGGAAGTCTATATATAGGgtgtggagggggaaaaaaagagaatttggaTTATTTCAGAGCAGGAACTGCCcagactagatttttttttctaatatctgtCCTTTCCGTAGACATACATATTTGCACTTTATTTACATTACAAACTTTTGGTGAAAAGGTTATACATTTTATAGAAAAAGCCTCACAGTTCTGACTCTTTGTCATTTTCATCCAGGTAGTATTCGTCATCCGTGGTTGTGTCTGTGTCACAATCCGAGTCTACTGGATCATCTTCATAGATATTAAGTGGTGCACTTAGAGATAAGCCACCTTCTGGCATCTGATTACTAGGAGAATTAGAACTTGATGACTCTGTTGGGTTAGCAGTGTTAACTACATCATCTTTCAGGAAGCCAGGGTTCTTAAGAAAACTTGGTTTCCATAATCTTCCTTGTGTGAGTGACCTCTTTACATTCGCCAAGAAAGCCAGTTGTTGTTCTTTCCCAAATATCCCATAGTCAATAGGTCTGGATATAGATGTTGCAGACCTAGGACCCATTTTTGGCCTGCTGTTGTACAAAGCCCAACTTTCATTTTCATCACAGGAGGGAAGTTCAGAAAAAGATTTGAATCTTCGACTGTACCCACTGTTGTTAGAGAATTCATTCCCAAGGGTCCGTTGACTCAGGGCATTGTCAATAGAAGTACTTTCAGAAAAATGACGCTCTCTGACTTTTGGAGGGTGACTTTTTTGTAGTAGAGCACGGTGCACATTGATgctttttaaactctttaaacAATAGGGGTGTGGCTCAGGTTCCCACTCCAGAGATGAAGCACTCCTTTGTTGTTGCTGAAAACTGGCCAGTGGCATGCTTACTGTAGATTTCTCTGCAGGCTCCAATTGAAAAGGAGGGTTCAGCCCCCTCCGATGGTCAGGGAAGTCTGCTTCCCTGAGGCTGATCAATGAGGGTTGGGCCAGGGCTTCTGACTCTCTTTCCAAAATCTGAGCTACTGTCACATCCTTAGAATTCTCATACTTTAGTTGTgattctgagatttttttaaactcgTTTTGATATGGCTGTGAAATGTTGTTAGACTTCTGATTGCTTAAGTGTGTAGAAGTTTCTCTGTTGGTTACTGCAGTAACCTGGAGAGGGTCCTCGGATTTCTCCACATTTACTCCATCATTACTTAACCTGCTTTCATCTGTGGACTCTGTGGACTTTAAAGTAGGCACAGGGGAGTGTGGGTTGCACTCTGGTGTGCCAAGGGATAAGGTGCTAAAGCCAGAACTGTTCCCACTTTGAGGAAAGATAGTTACATGTCTTCTGGGGTATAAATCTTCAGCTGGAaattttctgcttgctttggacATAACTGCCAATCTGTGTTTAACTGAAgatctgtttttccctttttctaggTCATCCAagctttttttacttttattacttcCTTCAGGAAGTGAAGGTTGATTCCATGCCAACTCCTGCATCTCATCTTTAGCCTTGCTCTCTGTCATATTTACCTCCTGACTTCTTTGAGGTAGTTCTCTGGGTTCAGACTGCAAACTGTCTAAATCTTGTTCACTTGAACAAGTCTTCTCATCAAGCTGTAGTTTATGCAAGGCTGGAGTAAGAGCAAAGACTTGGCTTTCTGAGTCAGAAAGTGGTTTATCAGGGTTTTTTGGGAAATCTTTTCTAATTTCCCCTCTTACTTCCCCAGGCTGCAATCCATTGGAGCTATCATCTATAGCTATGCCTGTTATATCTTTCTGAAGACTTCCAGTAGCTGTAATGGCTATAGCACTACTTGTACACTCCCCAGAACTTCTAATGATTTGGGAATTTTCAACATTCTCTTCTGAATTGGCTGGGAGGTTAGAAAAATCACTGTTACCTGATTTAATGGATTGCTGACAATTTTCAGATTTCTctcttgtaacttttttttcctgaagcatTGGTGAAGTATACAGGGTTTCACTTCgcaattttttccctttctctttttcactttgtGAATCACATAAAGGTGTTTTAGCTAAGTTGTGTGGGGAAATCTCTCTAGATTTAGGTTCTCCTTTATGAAGAGAAACATCTGCTTCAATAGAAGCAACTTCCTGTAATGTAGGTTCTGAGGACCCAAAACTCGGTAATTGTAAACCAGTCATATTTTCAGTGGTGTGAGAAAGATGGCTGTTCTCCTGAGCAGAGCTGACCTGCATCTTTAGATCTTTAGATGAAGGTGTTCCTGACTGCTCTTGTGTAGAACAATTTACTTTGTCTTTTTCTAAAGCATTAGGAGATGTTTTAGTCCCCACTTTAGTTGATTCTGTAAGTGAATCGATATTTTGTGTATACTTTTGAAGAAGGTTACAGAATTTTTTGCTGTGTTTCCTTGGTAGAGTATAATATATTGAAATCACCTCAAGACATTTCACATTATCTTCATCaccagaaacagaaaacatactAGTAGTCTTAAATTTATGTAATGTTTTCCCACTTTCTTTGCCTGACAAATCTGCAGAAAAAGGTAAAGGGTGTTCATTTGGATGGGAAAACATACCTGTCCTGGAGGCAGAAATTCTACCATTCTTTTCAGTGCATTCTTGAAAGTATTCCTTCTGGTGGTGTCTGTTGCTTAAAGAACACTCCCGAACAGATGAGTCACTTCCCAGAGGGTTAATGAGTCTCTCCCAAGGCTTTACTGTTATAGTAGAAGCATCTGTACCTGAGACTAAaccttcttctctttcatctcttCCAGTTGAGGCATATGGCACCCCTGAGGGACATGACACAGCCCTCTTGATGAGGACTTGAAGTGGTCCTTTTCTAACAGAAGCAGATCCAATGTTTGTCATATTTGTCATCCCCTCTGTGGCTTCAGGTGGTACTGAGACTGAGTCTGAAACTACTCTGGAACATTTGCTCTCTGACTCACAAGAACTGGGACTGAATTTGTTTGATGTGTACTTCCCTACTGGATCTTCCACATCATTTTTGATTTGGAATGCAAGTGGCTCATTCCTAAACGAAGAAGGCATTATCTTACTTTCAGACTTCCTGTTATTGATGAGAAAACTAGCTGATTTTCTTGGTAAGGTACAGTAAATTGTGTGAAGCTCAGGAGGCTTGGAATTGCTTTCAGTTCCCTCAATGAGGTTACTGCTGTCACTTGTAGGTATTGATCTACTTTCCGTTTTGCTTAATTTTTCGGTATAGGATATACGTcgtcttatttttccttttccctttccatCCCTGAAAGGAGGATGTGAATGGCATTTGACAACATCACCCACTTCATTATGTACACGCATACAATAAACATTACTCTTTTGGTTTTCTGAGTGGCTTAGGGAAAATTGACTATTTTGGTTCTTGCAAtcattgtctttttcttctctttctcccagaGACAGATCTTTGCTTGAAGGACATTTCCAGGAGAACCCTGTAGGAGAAGGAATCACCAGAGCATCAAGGCAAGAATCATTTGATGGTGAGGAATCTGGTAGTGTACCTGATGACAGATCTAAAGAATCACATGGCATATTGTGGTCGGCAGGTGGCTTGCTACAGTTGGTAGAATAAGTTGTGGTACATTGTTCTTCCTTGGTATCTAAAACAGCAGGCTTTTCTGGAGACTGTACATTTTGATTATCAGTACGTTCAGGACTCCCgtggttatttttaataatgcttgaaatatctttatttctttctgttaatTCCTGGTGACAACCTTCATTTGGGCTGAGAAAAGGTGATGTTGTTCTGCTTTCCTGAATGAAAGGAAGGGAAGTTGCTGAGCCAAGTTTTCTGTTCCCAGTATAACTCTTATCTTTTTTTAGTTCATTGGCTTTATGAATTTTGGAGATATCTCTCCTGGAAATGACTCCAGGCAAACTTTTTGAACTTATTGTCATAGAtgcattaaaaacaaatctgTTGCTCTTGGCTGAGTCCTGGGAGAGGAGGTTTTGAAAATCAGGTAAAGGGTTAGAAATTACAGTCTGTGAAACAAGTTGGGGTATTTCACCTGTCATGTTTGTCTGGTCTATCTTGTttagttgtttgtctttttccaaAACAGTTCCATTCAAGTCTTTCTCATTATTCACTTCTGTGACCAAGATATTGGGTTGGCTTTCAGTCAGAGATGGAGAATCAACTGAATCACTGTTGGTCCCAGTGATTTCTGTATAGTTTCTGTTTGGAAGAGAAGCAGGCTTAATTTTCTGCAAAGTGACTGTGGGATTCTGAAAGCTGGGACTCTGAGGATTCCCTCTGTCATCAGGAATCTGTGGGAAGGTAGTTTTGAATGAGGATGCTAGAGTTTGAGCAATTCCAAATGGGTAAGGTTCTCTGTTTATATGTAGTTCCATAGGAGAACTGTCCTGTAGACATTCTAACCCACCAGATTTGATGTGATAGCTTGAACCAGACATGGAGCAAACATGTGGTGCGCTGAAATGAGTAGACTGGTTCCTATTAACTTGTGACACCTCCATGCTCTCCAGTGTGGATGCCTGAGAATCAAACTGTGAGGGATGTGGCTTCTCTTGGTTTCTGGAAATATTTGTTCTGTACCTAGGAGAAAATGGTCCCCAGTGTTGAGAAGGAACACTATGACCATGACCAGATAAAAATGCACTATTTGCTTCAGTGGAGATCATTTCAAAATCTCTGTCAGAAGAAGTGAATGGTTTCCTGTTTTGATGAAAGTCAGACCAGGAAGAATGTTCTTCCTGTTGGCCCCAAAAAGGACTTTGTCCAAATCTCTGTTCCCTGCTCCATCCAAAGGTATTGCTAAGGAAAGACCTAGGAAATGGGTTATCTTCATGGTAGAACGGCATATTCTCTGAGTTCTCAAATGGGTCAGGACTCATTGCATTATTCATGGGGGCATTTAAATCAACACTTTGGGAAACACTCTGTGAATGGTAAAATTCATATCTCCTATCCTCCTGAAAACACCTGGGATACATATACTGGTCAGCAGGGTCAACTTCCATTGGTGATGGTGTCCTCAGGAACTCTTCCTGGTTCTGCCTATCTCTAGAGGAATCTGATCTATTCCATATGATAGATGATAAAGGAGTTCTTTTTGGGCTCTGTTGGTGGCTTGGTGGTATAAATCCAGTATTGTTCTGAGTTGTGGCTGAAAAAGGTAAGCTTCTTGCTGTGAAATACCCTGTAGCTGGTGAGGCTGATCGTTGTCTGCTGTCAAAATACAGAGAAGTACAACCAAAAATATTCTTTTGCACATTATCTTCTTTTAAGACTCTGGGTTCCCGTGTCTTGTACATATCACAGATTGTCCTTGTTCTAGGAGAAAAGGTTTTAAAACCTTCCTTAGGGGTCCCTGGTCTTAAGATGTCATAGATAGACATATTAGAAGTTTCATTACAGCAATTTTTGTGCCTTGCTGTGATATTACGGTGTTTATTCCCACTGGAGTAAAAACGACTGAACTGTGTTCTTGATCCATAGTTGAGAGGTGTTCTGGAATTCGATGAGCTTGGAGACTGTTCCTGAGCCAGTTTTCCATCCAAATCATCTAAAACTTAAAGGAGAATATGCATCATTTTTTTGCATAAGATTTTACAGTCTAATAATATTTTGAGTTGTTGAAGGCCCCGCTTGAAGAAACATAATCCCGTATAATTTTTAGATCATATCACCATAAATGTTATGACATTAATTTTGATTATGTCTTTAAGATAGTTTGACTTTTACAAGCCTGTAATggaagtttctttttcattttcacactTTTTCAAATCACACATTTTCAAAGTTGACCTTCAAAAATGCCTTAAGAACATAAAAgccacatttttttcccctaacagtAAATTTTAATCATGGTTTCTAGTGAATCTTTTGTGTCACTAGGTAGCTATAATGTTTCCAATTATGTTTACCTCAGGGGATTGTAAAAGATATGAAAGTCTGTAAATAACATGTGAGTTCTTAGTTGTACTTAGTTGCACATTACTGCCAAAAGTTTAGCACCCAATTTATTAACATACTTATTTGGATGGATTTGagcaatatataaaattttaagttctataaaattttgttaagtgATATGCTAATGGTAGATTGCTTTTCCTGGAAAAATTATGGCCCATTAGCACTCATAACATATAACACTTTCTATGTGTCTGTCAGGTACAGTTCTAAGCACTAAATAGATTAACTCATTAAATCCTCATATAACCTTGTAAGTTTGGTACTGttactattctcattttataaagaggaaactgaggcacgaagAGATTAAGTTGCCTAGGTGACACAAGCTAGTAAGTGGATCCAGGCAGCCTGTCTCCTGAGTCCACACACGCAACCACTGTGCCATAAAAgttcacttttcattttttcttttaatgaactAAAGATGATTTCACTATGAGCTCATAATGTTACAAGGATGTGAAGTTGCTGTTGGCAAACAATGTTTACTTTTCTCTCAGTAAGAAGGCCAGAGAGTGGTGTCTAAGTCAGGCCCCAGTGACCTCCCTGTAATTCTGAGGACCTGGGCCAACCCAAGACCCAGGGCTCATGCTTACTAGGACCACAGTCTCTGTGATCTCAGAAAAGTCACAGGATATTTTCAGCTGATTGGTATTTCCTTGAACTGTTTATTGAATCATATTCAACATCTTTTCCTCAATAAAAACCTGTTAGAATTTAAATAGAATCCTTATCTTTTAAGCTTTTAAGATGCTCTAAGACCCACCTTGTAATagatatattttatcatattcaTGTTACAATAAATATGAGTAGATTGtgtattttttgaagaaatgttcattaaaaaaataaaatctgacatgAGAAATAAGTTATGGGATTATTTAAATTGCTGAAGAACTTTTTGGTTTACAGAAATCTATCCTTCTGAGTTACATAAAATGGTGCACTCTCTTTGGTTACTTAAAATTATTTGTCattaaaaattgtaattttaaCTCTTCAATGACAGGGAAAGTGAGGTATATCGGTATCTGAGTGAATGTACGTGAGACGTACTTATAATATACCAATTATGTTAGGTCAGGTGCTGAAGGGGTTTTTGATATCTGCTCTGAATTTTCCATACGCTACTTTATTTGTAAGTTGGTACTATTAAGTTCGCATAGCCAGCAAAAGAACTAGTCTTGAGCATTAAAGATCTGTAACTAAGGAATTCTTCAGGGAAAACATTCATCAATGTTTTaatgaaaaaagttatttttctcctgtccctgaaataatttatttcctacatccacaaataaaataatcaagCAATGCCAAAATATAAGGcagggcaaaaagaaaagaaaactacataagTCTGTCTTTAAAGCAAATTATAATGAAATCTGTTGATTTCTGTTCTCCCTTTCAAGCTGTTCAtagttttttcttcctccttaaaTAAAGTCTTTTGCTGACTACAAAAGCAATATATGGTAAATACAGGAAAGTATAAGAAAAGACATAAAATCACCTGGAGTCCTACTTCCCAGAGATAACCACTCTTAACATCAGTATCACAggattttaaattattcaaagtCACTTTGATTCCCAAATTAATACTGCTATTTGACTCACTACTCTTGAGGTCAAAAAAATTCCTGTTCtgcttctcctttttattttcagagaggtcaagtcatttttttttttcacttcataaAAAGTAGTTCTCCTCTACTAGCAAAACCTTTGTTTTGGAACAGAAGTTTTCCTCTGGGTCTCTTTTCTCTGAAGCAAGTTCTCTGCCAGTAACCATCTTACTGAAAGGAGTTAACCAACCAGCTGGATGTCTCTCAATGACCACACCACCTGTCCTAACTATAGGGCTGAGGTGACATCATTGCCCTTGCAAATTGAATTTAGTTCCTCAAGGTGAAGCTAGTGAATGATTTCAGACTTCACTTTTCAAATGGCTAGGCTTATTTTATATAGAATAAACTATGTCAAGGTGAGCTATGCTTGTATAATAAGGTCCATGTGTATATAGTACTTTTGGAACCTGTTTTAGTCTTTATTGTTATCTATTGTACAAGGTTAATTGTTTAACAACAATCAGATTTCATCACAGTGCATTTAGGTCCTAATCAGGAACAATAAAAGTCTATTAAGGACAGTAAACTTTATAGATATATTTCCTAAagacatatttttcctttttacctgagtttaaatattaaacattattaCCATTCCATAGATTTATCAGGCCCTGATCCAAGAATATTTGCTtagattatatttaaatataagattctttagggacttccctggtggcacagtggttaggaatctgcctgccaaggcagggcacaagggttcgagccctggcctgagaagatcccacatgccgcggagcaactaagcccatgcgccacaactactgagcctgtgctctagagcccgcgagccacagctactgaagcccgcacgcctagagcccgtactccgcaacaagagaagccaccgcgatgagaagcccgcgcaccgcaacgaagagtagcccccgctcaccgcaactagagaaagcgtgcacagagcaacaaagacccaacacagcaaaaaataaataaattaattaattaatttaaaaaaaaagattctttaatATTTGTGTTGATAGCATGTAACCACATCCTCTTCAGGTAAGGTAAACAAGAGAGACTTCAAAAATAAAGTACAGGGTTTGATACATTTTGAGCACTTTAATACAGACTGTAATTATTATTTGCTTTCCTTTAGTACTGGGAATTCCAAAGGCAATTCAATGCATAGACTTACCTTGGAAAAACTCATCCTC of Balaenoptera ricei isolate mBalRic1 chromosome 8, mBalRic1.hap2, whole genome shotgun sequence contains these proteins:
- the EXPH5 gene encoding exophilin-5 isoform X3 codes for the protein MREGSSMPPWDVSLIEDEFFQVLDDLDGKLAQEQSPSSSNSRTPLNYGSRTQFSRFYSSGNKHRNITARHKNCCNETSNMSIYDILRPGTPKEGFKTFSPRTRTICDMYKTREPRVLKEDNVQKNIFGCTSLYFDSRQRSASPATGYFTARSLPFSATTQNNTGFIPPSHQQSPKRTPLSSIIWNRSDSSRDRQNQEEFLRTPSPMEVDPADQYMYPRCFQEDRRYEFYHSQSVSQSVDLNAPMNNAMSPDPFENSENMPFYHEDNPFPRSFLSNTFGWSREQRFGQSPFWGQQEEHSSWSDFHQNRKPFTSSDRDFEMISTEANSAFLSGHGHSVPSQHWGPFSPRYRTNISRNQEKPHPSQFDSQASTLESMEVSQVNRNQSTHFSAPHVCSMSGSSYHIKSGGLECLQDSSPMELHINREPYPFGIAQTLASSFKTTFPQIPDDRGNPQSPSFQNPTVTLQKIKPASLPNRNYTEITGTNSDSVDSPSLTESQPNILVTEVNNEKDLNGTVLEKDKQLNKIDQTNMTGEIPQLVSQTVISNPLPDFQNLLSQDSAKSNRFVFNASMTISSKSLPGVISRRDISKIHKANELKKDKSYTGNRKLGSATSLPFIQESRTTSPFLSPNEGCHQELTERNKDISSIIKNNHGSPERTDNQNVQSPEKPAVLDTKEEQCTTTYSTNCSKPPADHNMPCDSLDLSSGTLPDSSPSNDSCLDALVIPSPTGFSWKCPSSKDLSLGEREEKDNDCKNQNSQFSLSHSENQKSNVYCMRVHNEVGDVVKCHSHPPFRDGKGKGKIRRRISYTEKLSKTESRSIPTSDSSNLIEGTESNSKPPELHTIYCTLPRKSASFLINNRKSESKIMPSSFRNEPLAFQIKNDVEDPVGKYTSNKFSPSSCESESKCSRVVSDSVSVPPEATEGMTNMTNIGSASVRKGPLQVLIKRAVSCPSGVPYASTGRDEREEGLVSGTDASTITVKPWERLINPLGSDSSVRECSLSNRHHQKEYFQECTEKNGRISASRTGMFSHPNEHPLPFSADLSGKESGKTLHKFKTTSMFSVSGDEDNVKCLEVISIYYTLPRKHSKKFCNLLQKYTQNIDSLTESTKVGTKTSPNALEKDKVNCSTQEQSGTPSSKDLKMQVSSAQENSHLSHTTENMTGLQLPSFGSSEPTLQEVASIEADVSLHKGEPKSREISPHNLAKTPLCDSQSEKEKGKKLRSETLYTSPMLQEKKVTREKSENCQQSIKSGNSDFSNLPANSEENVENSQIIRSSGECTSSAIAITATGSLQKDITGIAIDDSSNGLQPGEVRGEIRKDFPKNPDKPLSDSESQVFALTPALHKLQLDEKTCSSEQDLDSLQSEPRELPQRSQEVNMTESKAKDEMQELAWNQPSLPEGSNKSKKSLDDLEKGKNRSSVKHRLAVMSKASRKFPAEDLYPRRHVTIFPQSGNSSGFSTLSLGTPECNPHSPVPTLKSTESTDESRLSNDGVNVEKSEDPLQVTAVTNRETSTHLSNQKSNNISQPYQNEFKKISESQLKYENSKDVTVAQILERESEALAQPSLISLREADFPDHRRGLNPPFQLEPAEKSTVSMPLASFQQQQRSASSLEWEPEPHPYCLKSLKSINVHRALLQKSHPPKVRERHFSESTSIDNALSQRTLGNEFSNNSGYSRRFKSFSELPSCDENESWALYNSRPKMGPRSATSISRPIDYGIFGKEQQLAFLANVKRSLTQGRLWKPSFLKNPGFLKDDVVNTANPTESSSSNSPSNQMPEGGLSLSAPLNIYEDDPVDSDCDTDTTTDDEYYLDENDKESEL